A genomic segment from Gemmatimonadota bacterium encodes:
- a CDS encoding DUF2461 domain-containing protein yields the protein MATTKKKTTVKAAGKTERKSVSNAPEKFTGFRPAALTFLRGLARNNKREWFEANRSRYETEVKRPLQVLVEEIDARLGEIAPEMVGNPKRSIFRIYRDVRFSKDKSPYKTNAAAWFYHRDAGHAVGTAAVHGGAGFYFQIAPGECIVAGGIWMPPAAALKTLREAIADDPDALRSILRQPAFKRAFGALSDEAVLKRTPRAFDPEHPAADLLRYKSFTVSRELSEDDMSSAKLPDTVAKQYATMLPLVRWLNRVLGLPAHSRR from the coding sequence ATGGCGACTACGAAGAAGAAGACAACGGTAAAGGCGGCTGGAAAGACGGAGAGAAAGTCAGTAAGCAACGCACCTGAGAAGTTCACCGGATTCAGACCTGCGGCACTGACCTTTCTGCGCGGCCTGGCGCGGAACAATAAGCGCGAGTGGTTCGAGGCGAACCGGTCGCGATACGAAACTGAAGTCAAGCGACCGCTGCAGGTGCTGGTCGAGGAGATCGACGCGCGGCTCGGCGAGATTGCGCCGGAGATGGTGGGGAATCCCAAGCGGTCGATATTCCGGATCTATCGCGACGTGCGGTTCTCGAAGGACAAGTCGCCGTACAAGACAAACGCTGCGGCGTGGTTCTATCATCGCGATGCGGGGCATGCTGTTGGTACTGCTGCCGTGCACGGTGGAGCTGGGTTCTATTTTCAGATCGCACCGGGGGAGTGTATTGTTGCGGGCGGGATCTGGATGCCACCTGCGGCCGCCTTGAAGACACTGCGTGAAGCAATCGCGGATGATCCGGATGCGTTGAGATCGATACTGCGGCAGCCTGCGTTCAAGCGCGCGTTCGGTGCGTTGAGCGATGAGGCGGTGTTGAAGCGGACGCCGCGCGCGTTCGATCCGGAGCATCCTGCTGCTGACCTGTTGCGGTACAAGTCGTTCACGGTGAGTCGCGAGCTTTCGGAAGACGACATGTCGAGTGCAAAGCTGCCGGACACGGTTGCGAAGCAGTACGCGACGATGTTGCCGTTGGTGCGCTGGCTCAATCGCGTGCTCGGGCTTCCGGCGCACAGCCGGCGATAA